The Nitrospirales bacterium genome includes a window with the following:
- a CDS encoding CDP-alcohol phosphatidyltransferase family protein — MVDSYRSFMPHYVYIVSDTPLTLWGLSSRERLRRLFTRLGSFIFLDALDALPPDASVLLLRGDFLYDERILKRLIHEEQTLLQVPVKSQHISVAASVPASLAPQASRLLSYPSDSPRLPNVHTVQLHEWSAGFQEQLRKFDPPYVLPITADNQRALEEHLYSGSYKGVTDLITKWAWPIPAKWVVRVCVNLGIVPNVVTTVSVVLTVIAGVCFAQGAFGSGLVAGWIMTFLDTVDGKLARVTVTSSKIGHILDHGLDTIHPPLWYIAWGMGLAAFTPPTPWLSLFNIFMIIVSAYIAGRLCESVFKFRLGQFGLFCWRPVDSLNRLITARRNPNLILLTGSLCMGRPDLGFLAVAAWTVLSTAFLYLRLALAFRAKAISGQPLRPWLADIGTYVHSESFVARIFTRPPFTSIMTSPE, encoded by the coding sequence TTGGTAGATTCTTATCGGTCATTCATGCCCCATTACGTCTACATCGTCTCTGATACCCCACTCACGCTTTGGGGCTTGTCCTCCCGGGAGCGCCTTCGCCGGCTCTTCACTCGACTGGGATCGTTCATCTTTCTCGATGCCCTCGACGCTCTCCCGCCTGACGCCTCTGTCCTGCTGCTCCGCGGCGACTTTCTCTATGACGAGCGCATCCTGAAACGGCTGATCCACGAAGAACAGACGCTGCTCCAGGTCCCCGTAAAATCCCAGCACATTTCCGTGGCCGCTTCCGTGCCAGCTTCATTAGCCCCGCAGGCAAGCCGCCTCCTCTCCTATCCTTCAGACTCCCCCCGCCTGCCCAACGTACATACCGTTCAACTTCACGAGTGGTCCGCTGGCTTTCAGGAGCAATTACGGAAATTCGATCCGCCGTATGTCCTACCGATCACAGCCGACAATCAACGCGCATTGGAAGAACATTTATACTCGGGCTCCTATAAAGGCGTGACCGATCTCATCACAAAATGGGCGTGGCCCATTCCGGCGAAATGGGTGGTCCGCGTGTGCGTGAATCTGGGCATTGTCCCGAATGTCGTCACGACGGTCAGTGTCGTCTTAACCGTCATAGCGGGCGTCTGTTTTGCACAGGGAGCGTTCGGGAGCGGGCTGGTGGCGGGCTGGATCATGACCTTTCTCGACACCGTGGATGGGAAGTTGGCGCGGGTCACGGTCACGTCGAGTAAAATTGGCCATATCCTCGATCACGGGCTCGACACTATTCATCCGCCGCTCTGGTATATTGCCTGGGGCATGGGACTCGCTGCGTTTACGCCGCCAACCCCCTGGCTCTCTCTTTTCAATATTTTTATGATCATTGTGTCGGCCTATATCGCAGGACGACTGTGTGAAAGCGTATTCAAATTTCGCTTAGGGCAATTCGGTTTGTTTTGCTGGCGTCCCGTCGATTCGCTTAACCGGCTGATTACGGCGCGCCGCAATCCGAACTTGATTCTGTTGACAGGTTCTCTATGCATGGGCCGTCCTGATCTGGGATTTCTCGCCGTCGCCGCTTGGACAGTCCTGTCGACCGCATTCCTGTACCTACGCCTTGCCCTAGCCTTTAGAGCCAAGGCCATCTCAGGCCAACCACTTCGTCCCTGGTTAGCCGATATTGGAACGTATGTGCATAGTGAATCATTCGTAGCCAGGATATTTACACGTCCTCCATTCACATCGATCATGACATCACCAGAGTAA